Sequence from the Castanea sativa cultivar Marrone di Chiusa Pesio chromosome 12, ASM4071231v1 genome:
ttaaacctttcAGGTTTGATCAAtctacaaaagaaaagattctTGCCTTCCTTTTGCGTTCTGCTCTAAGCATGTCTAATTATGGAAAGGTTTGCACTCTATCTATTTTCACACATTTGTTTCTTCACACACTAGAACTTTCCTATATAAGTTTGGCAGGAAAGCAAGGTTAACTAGAGTTGATGTCTTTTGCAGCTAATGATTCTATCGTTACTCAAAGGAATCGGCAGTACCATTATGGTTTATAAGGATGTTTATTCAGTTTTAAGTTTACTTTTGGAAAGACGCAGTCGATGTTACTTTGACTTGGATAAGTCATGCCAGAAATTGTCAAAATCTGAAATTGAAATGCTATGCCTTCTGCTGGAGGTAAGTCAATGGATGTTTTTGAATGATTGTTTCGTTTGTCTGGTAATTGTGTTTAATTTCACTTCATAATATGCTGTATTAGATCTGTGCTGTGCCCTCTCTGTCTGGTGGATATGCTCTTGAAGACCATTTATTTCAGGCTTTGCGAGTAAGAAGTCACTTACAACTTGTACagattttattctaattttctGGACTTTGATGTTACCTTGCTCGTATTGACTTCTTATTTTGATCTCTTCAGTTGGACAGTATGGGCTCAGAAGACCCTGCTGTTATACAGCCCTGTATCACTGTTTTAAAGAAGCTCAATGGTGATCTATACACTGAGTTGAAGAAAGATATGCAGGTGAGCTTTTTTAATTAACCAGGACTTCGCACAGCATATTTCTTGGAAATCATGATTCTTGAATATATGTTTTGACATGCCACTACCAGCTAGTTATTATTAGGATGATTGTTCTGGTCCTTCTGGAGTCTGGATATGTATAGATACATATGAAATTCTgggaaaaaggagagaaaatagttataaaaaaaatttcagggtgccattatttaataaaagaaaataatattattttaggcCAACAGTTAACGACATGGTTCTTGTACCCATGATATGCTTTAAAATAATGCATGCCACTTAATCTATAATTAGAGTAACATAAAATTGTCACTATGCAATATACAAGCGATTGCAATGAtagaaaaatacatttttgatTTATAAATGCTTGAGGTAAGTGATTGTTGTCTTTTCTGATACCAGCTTAtataatttgtctttttttttttttatgacatacatatatatatattttatatcagATAGATGTTTGTTATGTTAAAAAGGAAATATGTACCCTGCTTGCGTTGTTCTATTTTTGTATCAAGTTTGCATGTAATGGTTGAATACTTGTacataaatcattaaaaaaggttaaagagtgatttctctttttaaattaaaaagactGAGTTTGTAGACTTTATGTGTTTAAAATGCATTAACTGCATAACTTTATCCCCTGCCCTTTTTACCCCCAATCTGTATTTTAAGTTtgttcattaaaatatttggaaTCTGccagaatctttttttttagcattattttttaagatataatTGCAATTTCTGgacaaaaaaattatcaagaatGACCTGTAGGCGTGAGTTTTTAATTACATGGGAGTAATCATTTCTTTGAAACACTGGGTATTTCTAATTACTCTTGTTAAGGGCtaaaaatctctcttcttttttggtcTGAGCAGGATCTTCTGTTTTATCGGCTTGTATTTTTATTTCGGAATGCTAATGGTGATGTACAAAATGCAACCAGAGAGGCCCTGCTGCGCCTAAATGTTTGTCTCttactctttaatttttttagtgtctTTTCTTTGTTGTAGTGCTTTCAGCATATTTTGTTATGCTATAGTTTTTCGAGCATATGAATTCTGTTGGttgaaggtttttttatttcatgCCACTTATTTACTTCAATTTTGGAGACTGCTAGTTGCGGGTGAGCTGCTCAGTTGCCCTTTATTTGGGAGGAGGGTGAGGGCGTGGGTTCAGGACCCACTGGGTGTGTGATAAATTGGAGACTGTTATTTGATAATCTGAGGGAGAAGAGGAATTACATTGTGATGGTCACAAACACTAATTGTTTATTGTGTGGTTGGTTTGTGCATGAAGGAGCTGAATTGGGCTTCTGTCCTGCTGTGCAAAAGATTAATATGGCTCTCAGAAGAATTGTTtcttaagattttaaaaattaaaatgcacaTGGAAGCCTTCACATGGGGAATTATGCAGATAAAATATTCTCAGAGGGTTATCTACTTCCTTTATAAGCTGCATATGATTTTTCCTTCTAAGAATAGAATATagcagataaaaaaaaatcctactgAGCAGCCCTGTTTTTTCTGTGTCCATCGTGCGTACCTACATACAAGTTGTTATTCatggttaaaaaaaacattatagtATGAAGCTTGATAGTTGTCACTTTACTGAGAGTTTTGAaggatatttatatttaaaattttaagatggtGACTATTTAATTCACGGTTTTTTGAGCTTGAAGGATAAGATATATACAAACAAAAGCATATCCCAAACAAAATTGTTGTttctatgtcaaatttttttgagtGGCCTGCCAATCTAgacttttgttttgtatccATAATTGCAATTTAATCTTCTTGAAAGCTTTTTACAATGTGAATCACGCTAGATGTTTCTTTGTTTCTAGAGTGACAGACTTTTCCACCAAAATCATCACACCATGCCTTTTTTATGTGTTGGGTGGGGCCCAAGTAGGGTGTGTGTGTGAGGgtgattttttgggtaaaaaaattgGTGGCTCTAGCAAAACTCTCTCAACTTTTTGTCTTGTATCATCTAGTTAATAGGATGGAAAAACTTCAAATGTATTTTCTGTGGGGCAGAATGGGCAGTGCCTTTAAGTTCATCTAGTTAATTGGGATACTTCTTGTGCTCTAATTAGCCAAATGGGGTTGGGTATCAAGAAACTCTTGGGCTTAAATAAAGCCTTGTTGGGAAAAATTGCTGTGGCGTTATATGCACAAAGTACTGGCATTGTGGAGAAAGTATATTCTAGGCGGTTGGGACAACCTCCTGTAGTTCATCAGATATAATATTGGTGGTGGCTCTAAAGTTCGGTTTTGGCATGATTAGTGGCAGGGGGAGGCTCTGCTTAAGGAGTTATCCCAACTTGTATCGTATTGCAAGAAATAGTGAGTCTGTAGTTGCCTCCTGGGCATGAGGATAAACCCCTTAGCCCAGTAGCGGTGAAAATCCCCTGGATTACCTGTTAACTAGTTCTAGAGGGTGgggtcaatttttttaattaatgaattatttacttatcaaaaaaaagaaaaattcccTCAAAGtctttgcttttttgtttgtttgagtaATGTAAACATAACTGATGCTTTAGATTTTGCAGATTTCTTGTTCTACTGTTGGGAAGATGCTTGATTTTGTATTCAAGCAGGAAAGTCTTGCAATTAGTTCAGTGAAtggcaagaaaaagaaatcaaatgtGCACAGTTGGTCCAATCTGTCTCCGGATGTGATATGTAAAGGAGAAGATGCACTCTCTTTTCTTAGCTCTCTTCTTGATTTTTTGCTACTGAAGAAAGACATAGCAGATAGGTATATGCTTTTATGAATGTGTCTAATTCTGGATTCTTTAAGTCATGCTGTTGGGGTTGGCATATTACTTGCCACTTCTAATGCCATGACCTTGTACATTCTCATACTAACTGGTTTCATGTTATTTGTTTCAGGGATTCTCTTATAGGACCCTTATTCAAGCCTCTTGGAAAAGTTTTTTCAGATGAGTGGATAGGTGGTACTCTTACTCGGGATGATAAGTTGGTCCAAGTATCGCCCAGCATTTCTCAGTCCATGTCCAGCACAATATGCTACATTCAACAGACACTGTTAATAATCTTGGAAGATATTTGTGCTTCACTCATCAATGCTGTTCCAATTAAGGTATGCCACCAATATTTCTGGATTTGGAAATTTAGGATGATTACGGCTTCTGTTGGTCTGCCATTTCAGTATTAATTCCTGTTTATTCTAATTACACGTGATACATTTTCATGGCAGGATGACATCTTAAATGAAATCAACATTAAATTGTTGGTTGAGTGTGCCCATTCTGCGAAGGATGGAGTCACCCTCAACcttgtattttcattaatttcctCTGTTGCAAAGGTTGTCCCTGAAAAAGTTTTGGAGCATATACTGGATATTCTTACTGTCATTGGAGAATCTGCTGTCTCACAGGTTTGTTGATATATTGTCTCACATTTTTGTGTGTACGTAACAGTGGTGTTTCCTGTTTGATCAATGTGCTGGTGTTCAACTAGAGGtgaaaacaatttaaaatttatcctGGAGACTATGAGCAGCTTAGTAGATATTTTACACAAGTATCCCTCTTCGGGATAAGATTCCCTCCCATTGAACCCTCcaatttttatatgtaagacatttggcatttaaaaatcCAATAAATGTCACATCCATCTGGGTGAAAATGGGGAGTAATTGGAGGGGATCCTTTCCCTTGTACTTCAATTAtgggttaagacttaagagtgaTGCAGGGGAGTCTAGGTTTCACCACCTAGAGCAGCCTGAAAACCTTAGGCCTCACCACTGATGGTTTGCTTGGAATCATATTTAAAAAGCACCACCTGGAGCCTTTTGTAGAGTTTCCAGGAATAAAGGATCATGTCCCATTAAGCTCTCAACTAAAGATAATCTAAAAACTTATTCCTATCTTGAAAGATATGAAACCTAATAcctatttgaattcaaaataaaatgaagtatAAAATAATCCAGTCACATAAGTTGAATTAATCcctacctaaaaaaaatataagatgaATTAATCCCATGAAATGTGGTGTCTGCACCAGAGTGTGTCAGTTGCCTGATGTTAAATGTCCCCTTGTCCCCCCATTGGATAAAGTGGTAAACAAAACTTATGCACCCATATGGGGTTGACCCATGACCTCAACCTTTACCCCTTATTCATGGGGGTAAGAAATTCCGTTTAGTCCAATGACTATTGTCtaaaattcaattccattctTGGAATGACAATTCTTTGCCTTAGATTTGTACTAATCCCTTCAATCTTTCTATAGATTGACAGTCATTCGCGGCGTGTATTTGAGGATCTTATATCTGCTGTTGTTCCATTTTGGCTATCTAAGACGCACAACGTGGAAAAATTACTTGAGGTAAACTTTCCACCTTGGTGTTTAGCATTAGCATCTCTTCTACACCATTGGTCGTAATTGTATGTAAGCTAGTTTTCTAATTTGGTTGGGTTTGTCTTTTAGGTTTTTATGAATGTGTTGCCTGAAGTTGCTGAGCACCGGAGGCTGTCAATTGTTGTCTACTTACTAAGGTGCTGTcaagttgttattttttttaactgtacTTCTGTTGTTGGTTCTTCATCTCTTGTTTACGTTAATGTTCTTATCCTCAGGACTCTGGGAGAATGTAGTAGCCTGCCTTCGTTGCTTGTCCTTCTATTCCGTTCATTGGTTTCAAGGAAAGGATTACCTTGTGTTAAAACTTTGCAAAATCCAGATAGTTTCACGTCACTGATGCATAGAGAGTGGGAGTATGTCTTTGCAGTGCAAATTTGTGAGCAATATTCATGCCAGATATGGCTCCCTGCTCTTGTTATGCTGCTTCAACAAATAGGGAAGGGTAATTTGTGCCAAGAACTGTTTATGGAATTGCTGTTTGCCATGCAGTTCACTTTGCACAAAATGCAAGATCCAGAATTTGCGTTCAAGCTTGAATCAGGGGAACGTTCTGATGACATTCAGGTATGTGTCttttactctcttccctctagctttgttaattattaaatgttGGGTTGTTTTCCAAGAACTTGTTGGCTAGATTATGTCCTGTTATCTGCATCCTTACATTATTGTACCCTGCTATCCTGTTGAATGATAAAACTGCAGGATTCCTCTCAAATTGTCACAACAGATGTTGTATTGCCATTCTGATAGAAATGTAGTGCAAAGGGAATCATCTAGTGGATTATAACGTTATTCGTACTTTAAAATAAGTCTATGAATAAATAAAGTTCTTGGAGAAGGGAATGGAAATGGCTGGttttttttgcaattatatTCTTGATTGGTTGATCCATATTTATACACGTCactagatgtgattttttttttttaaagacatgAGATATAATTcatctctcaatttttttctcaatttaatGAAATCGTCCACTTTTGATCTGACTGATGACACTAATATAGGCTCATAATGTGTGCCTTACTATGCTGCTTTCTCCTTGTTTATTGGAGGGTGATGAATGCTAGAACTTTTGATGGTCTAGAGTTATCAATATTTAGATtgatatctgattttttttctcaagatATCTTTAGACGGAATGAAGTCACTTGGGGGATTCCAttctttctctttgttggattttttagaTCATTGTAATTGTATGGATTGATTTTGTGAATCTTCTCTATACTTCCCACATACGACAACTGtatctaattattattattattattatttctttttgttactCTTTTGGGGAGAGGAAGGAGTGGGTCAAATCTGCCACACAGTGACTGGGAacttttggggggggggggtggggtggTGATGGTAGGTGCCAATCAGACTTCAAGTCTGATGGTgtctttataataataaattgcaaTTAATCACCAATAGCATTATAGCTGGTGTTATCAATGGAGGTATCTAGGATTCAAATCTCCCATTCTttgttgtaattattgaattatccaaaaaaaaaaaatcgcaatTAATTATTAAAGAATGTTATCTTCACTACTTCAGTTTCCCATATCCTTCGTGTTTATGTTTGAGCTAACATGAGAGTGACCGTTTGTACTCTTCataaatttaattcttttttacaATCGACATGTTTAGTGCCActcttttatacaaaaaatttttGTGGTCATCATTTTACATGTTTAGTGATCAAAGTAATcgacattttttttatcctttgtgttcatcatcgtgtacataattttttttttctttatcaataaaattgcGTCacttacctttaaaaaaaaatcttttatatatgtCAGAGACTGTTTGAATGAGTAGGGgaagattatttatttatttataagtgtGATCAGGGGAGGATACTGTGACATTGAAGTCCGCTATATCTGTTGCTATCTTTAATTCGCCCCTTTTTTTGTGGGTATGTATGATAGTGAGCACTTATAATTTCAATGACGGTGATTGGTGCTTTAATTTCAGAGGAAACTTGAAGATCTCATGGAACAGGTTGCTCCTCTCTTGCAACTTGTGGATGAAAGTAGGAAGCAAATAAGTATTCCTGTTGCTATCAGGAAAGAATTAAAGGAGTGCATGCGTGTTGTCTTGAGGACTATTACCATGCGTATGATCCCTTCAGCATACTTCAAAGGCATCATCAAATTGCTTGGCCATGCAGATGGAAATGTTAAAAAGAAGGTATTTCCCATGATGCCTTTTGTATATAAGATAATTGAGAAAGACGTGAATTTGGAACTGTGACTGGAGTGCATCTTTTCTTGTCTCTAGTGGACCAGAGATTGTTGACATATAGGATTCTCATAGAATACTTACTATGCTTCACTGTAAATCAGTTGtatgcctatatatatatatttgttgttacTTTTGCAATTTTGGAAATATTTGATTGTGTTATAGATTATTGTGGACTGGAATTCAAAATCAAGTGCATCTTTCTTTATTAATATACGTTACTGATCCCTCTTCTGATATCTGATAAAAGTGGAATACCAATATGAAAACAATTTGAATTGTTTGTAAATTGTACTAGTCTttgtgaaaatgaaaatggaatGGAAAAAGGAAAGATCTTAAGAGGACCCAGAAGTGACAGAAGTAAAATATGTTAACTGGGCACCGTATATCACACCTATACTGCTATTTTATTTGGATAATTATGGTCCTGCAGTGGTTCTGCTCTACCTTATATTTGTCACCAATGAGTGATATCTCAATTGGCACTTTCTCATCACATAATAATTGGATGGaaggtgaggtcatgggtttaAGACCACGGGGTACATGTATaacttatcatttaaaaaaaaaaaacttatatttgtCTATTACTGCATATGCACAATAATAGTAAAATctctttatataataaattatacttTCATGCAGGTTCTTGGACTTCTATGTGAAACAGTTAGGGACCATGACACAGTTAAATTAAAGCATAAGGGCAGAAGACGTCTCAACCCAAATTCAAGTAGTACTTGGCTTCATATGGATGAGAGTTCAGTTGAAACATTTGAGAAGATGTCTTCAGAAATTATTCTGATAGTTGATGAGTCTACTGACGATTCAAATGCTTCCTTGAAACTGGCAGCAGTTTCTGCACTAGAAGTTTTGGCCAACAGGTTTCCTTCTAATTATTCCATCTATAGCATGTCCCTTGCTTCTGTCACAAAAGGTATTACTTCGCACAACTTGGCTGTATCTTCTAGCTGCCTTCGCACAGCTGGTGCTTTGATCAATGTGCTTGGGACAAGGTCACTAGCTGAGCTTCCTCGGATAATGGAGAATTTGATAAAGATTTCGGGCGAAGTGTCTTCATGCTCAGATCTGAAAACAAAATGTGATGATGACAACACCCCTGTTGCAGTATCAACTTCCAAAGATTCTCTTATTTTGTCTATTCTTATCACATTGGAGGCAGTTGTAGACAAGCTTGGTAGTTTTTTGAATCCATATCTTGgagatatcatgaaaattttgGTGCTTCATCCTGAATATTTATCAGAGGCAGACCTAAAGTTGAAACTGAAAGCTGATGTAGTCCGAAAACTGCTCACTGAGAAAATCCCAGTAAGCCTTATATCATAGTCTGATATTTGACCATGTTCTGAAAAACCATTATGTTGAGAtggcttttgtttatttttctgtaTCAAACCTTGTTTTTCTTGTCCAGGTACGGCTTGCACTTCCGCCTTTGCTAAAAATATACTCCAGTGCTGTTCAATCCGGAGATTCAAGCTTGGCAATTGCTTTTGAAATGCTTGCTAACTTTATTGGTTCAATGGATAAATCATCTGTTAGTGGTTACCATGCAAATATTTTTGACCTTTGCTTGCTCGCTCTTGATCTACGCCGTCAACACCCACCTTCAGTTCAAAATATTGATGTTGTAGAAAACAAAGTCATCAATGCAATTATTGTTCTGACCATGCGACTTACTGAGACCGTGTTCAAGCCTCTTTTTGTTAGGAGTATTGAGTGGGCAGACTCAGATGTGGATGAAACTGAAAGTATGGGAAGTTCAAATATTGATAGGGCTATTAGTTTTTATAGCCTGATGAACAAACTTGCAGAGAGCCATCGGTGAGTAAACATCTTGTATATGCTCTTGGTGTTGCTCTATTTATGGTTTCCAGTGTTTCGGTTTTTAAtgatctaatttttctttttttcatgttttgctttcttgctgGTTACCTGGTCTTTTAACACCCAATCTATGTGTTGTTGGTTGAAACTTTTTGCCCTAGATTTGAATTCAGTGGGATCAAAATTATGATGCCTTTACAAGCACCGGATTTAATAATTTGTCCCTTATTGTGTATGTAGCGCATATAGTTAggtgaaatataaaattagttagagATGAACAGTTAGTTACTTTAGCTTGTAGTTTTCACtttgaatcttttcttttctattttattcttttatctctcttGAATTCTAGTAGTTTTAAGTTGATCTTTCATCTGCTAATTGTATGATCAAACATCTATTGAGTTTCTTTGCAAACATTCTCCatgttggttttttttccttcttcttccctctttaggCTCTGAAAGGATtagattgtgtgtgtgtgtgtgtatgtaaatgggttttttttttttttttgataagtaataatgcTTCATTGAGTGTGTATGTAAATGGTACAAGTTTTGTACTACCCATGGTTTTATCTTCAAAACATAAGATAGCTGCATGTATGGGCttgtcaaaaatcaaaatctattCTGAGTTACCGCTCCCTCCTCTCCCAacctctctccctctttttccttcttccccCCCTGCAAGGCTGCAATTATCATTAACATCTCTTGTACCATGGTTACTCTGTGTAAGTAAATTTGTGGTTGTTAATAAGTCTAAGGGCTAGCACAATGGTTAGGGACCAGGCCTCATAAATTGGAGGTTATTGGTTTAACTCCCCCCTCTTTGACCTCTTGGGGCCACTCATCAAATATAATATCTGTATttgttagtaatttttttatgtcagaattgtttttgattttcaatttctGAGAGTGTGAGGGACAGAGActtgtaattttgatttaattaacTTGTATCTATCTATCAATTCTTACATTATAACCAGTCATTTCAATTGTACTTCTCTATGATGCAGGTCTTTATTTGTTCCTTACTTTAAATATTTGCTGGACGGTTGCATACGGCATCTTACTAATGCTGGAGATGCAAAAACTTCTGGTTCTACGCGTAAGAAAAAGAAGGCCAAGGTTATGGAAGCAGGCAATATGAACGAGGAAAACAGTGTGTTATCACTAAGAAATTGGCATCTTAGGGCATTGGTCTTGTCATCGTTACATAAGTGCTTTCTCTATGATACTGGGAGCAAGAAGTTTCTCGACTCTTCAAATTTTCAGGCTAGTCAATTTCTACTTTCTTCTCTGATAATTTTCAAGACTCTGGAATACatttttaacaaacaaaaagCAGCTGCTTCCAGAACTTTCCAAATTTAGATATTTGTTTGGGAATTTTTGAGTTGCATATTGTGGACACTAACAGCAGTTGTTGCAGCATTGCTTCTAATTGCCTATATGTTGGGAGTTTTCCTCTATTGACACTGAAGCCACTGTAGTTCATGATTGAGCTTCTGGAATGTCTTATCACTTGAGTTCTTCTCTTGTTTATTGGTCAcacataataaaattttcagtttcacaagttcaagaaatcaaaagaaaaaagtgcaTGCGCACATGTTGGGTAGTGATAGTTCCTCATGGTTCCAAGTAATTGTTGCAACCTTTGTGGTATTTGTACTAGTGGGGCCTGGATAAATCATTTGTTGGTCTATTCATCAAATACACAAATGCTTTTACTGCCTGGATAAAGTAATTTCCATGCATTTTAACCTTGAATGAGTCTTGTATGTTTTGCATTATAATGGTTGTTATACTGGGCTGATTAAAGCTTTATTCCTATTTTTTCATAGATCATTGTACATTAAAGCATAATAGTTGGTTTGAGATATGAATTACCTGATTCCAATCCAATCCTCTGAAATTTTGGACCAAAAATGGaagcaataaaaaattattggagtttttatttttaacatgtCCTAATTCTATTGACATCTCATTTCTTGGTTGTCTTACTGATTTATTCTTTAAATGCCTTTTCACAGGTTCTATTGAAGCCCATTGTTTCACAGCTTGCCATAGAACCACCCTCTTCTCTTGAAGAGAATCGAAATGTACCATCCACAAAGGAAGTTGATGACTTATTGGTTGTTTGCATAGGTCAGATGGCTGTGACTGCAGGAACTGACCTTTTGTGGAAACCCTTGAACCATGAGGTGAGTTTACAAGCTATTACACTAGTCTGCTGCAATCTCTCATTGGCTTTCATAAGAAAGCTCAGTGTCTTTAGCCTAACTTCTTGGGCTTTAAATAATTGagtttaaatgctaaaaattaaaTGCAAGACATCTTATGTATTAATTGCAAAATTGGAGAAAGATGTGCTCAAATGTGCTTGTCATCTTATATTTTCAATTACCGGTAATATATAATTGCTATGTCTTTTAACTAGTTAGGAATGTTCTTGCATATTGGAATAAAATTTGGAACAATGGTTTGCAAACTCTCATATCTTTTTGCCTTTCAAAAAATGTTATTGCAGGTTTTATTGCAAACTCGTTCTGACATGGTGCGGACTCGAATTTTGGGCCTGAGAATTGTTAAATATCTTCTGGAGAATCTGAAAGAAGAATATCTAGTGTTATTGGCTGAAACCATCCCCTTCCTTGGTGAATTACTTGAGGATGTAGAGCTATCTGTTAAATCTCTAGCACAGGAGATTCTCAAGGACATGGAGTTCTTGAGTGGTGAAAGCCTCCAGGAGTATCTTTGATGTTGTACACTAGCTGAAAATGATTCTCTTTTTTCCCAAGGGTTGACATATTTGGTATAGCAGATATGGGCTTGGGGCTTCAATTTTGGTAGGGTTTTCTAGGAAAGCTGTAAATTGTAGAATTTTGAATTATAGAAGGCTGCTAATTAAGTGCAAGGTGAGGGTTTTGCTGAGAAATCATGGCTATAAGCCCTTGTAGTGAAATTACAGTGTGCAAGGTATTGTCACATTTTTGTTCTTACTACCATATCTATATTAATATACGCAGTTTTAAGGAAACCCTCTCCCGTTGTTACTGTAGTAGCAATACAGCTTATATTAATCAATATTCTATCAAAACTGATTTTGATCTCGGTGTCTCTGATTCTTGTGCTATCCCTATCAAATTCAATTTTGCCAAAACTGAGGGTCATGTAGCTTACAAAACGTCTTTACAAAAAACCTAAGGATTCATTAACAAATTCCAATTGTCAGTTCAATGCGAGAAGCACactttttgaatttcttgaatcAAATTACCAATGATAAAAAAGGATAATTGATTCCATCTAAAATTCTAATAGAATTtgtaaa
This genomic interval carries:
- the LOC142619342 gene encoding uncharacterized protein At3g06530 isoform X1, with the translated sequence MAMTSLAAQLQVIKSFVPGDSQPLKRPFTRPSILYDPKEAADIDVDTILSIAIQGLEVLIDTDERFRNYKNDLFSHKSRELDRDLLGIEENNRINASIGSYLRLLSGYFQLPSALKTLEYLIRRYNVHIYNFEELILGTLPYHDTHAFVRIVQLIDTRNSKWKFLDGVKTTGAPPPRKVIVQQCIRDKGVLEAICDHATPSKKNQPSRFVISFCTAVVVEALGSITTVEDDVVKRILPFVVSGLQPGTKGGSDHKAGALMIVGLLANKVALSPKLVKSLIRSISELAREDAKESTDLQWFRLSLLALINLVQMQNFDVFPKKALDILKDIRDLAVILLGLSKEFNIDKFLHMLFEVLVDCSSSDELCHLALVSMIETVPVKDEVFHVVSKVLLSCLKLSQKIGDPGSSESGSWAKRILVVVNKHYPSELRAAIRKFLEDVKGESTYEILGKVLDTNLDMSLGISDSKFWLALHHPKAVVRCATLSRLNSSGILKIKAVDSQSLVTIEDAILRQLHDDDLTVVRAALSLDELSDMISSSDLLKELQYVLKRCIGILMSSSSDKNSLATDVAILCLENANSKFGQDDDYLKTFAAMLFPLLLILPKTQRLNLKALQLAKEVKWPLYQNLAVAPSAEMKLQFGTLSSINMKTVTSLAEAFLMHPEEHMAWLNKINNDFQLLKTHLLFMLMQSFIMMKNERGQFSILFEAVFPFLKREWEAFESVGDVSVEEFKSEIQNWDGKRFLEQLSDTKLRALNTNILIFIFWKLLEALSEIPGDVLVDDNDKWVSILEDLFIFFSTSKYKHVFKEHLHYLVKSCKVIAPARFLSRFFTEEGGPVAVKLESLRCFSFLCSHLQDNLSIQFFPSVLVPLASDNQDIKIAAMNCIEGLQAQWARVDFSSKKNGNSAIWSHFLDELLGLMVQQKRLILSDKQFLPSLLESLISSSCSSLLVPQNIQQRFDQSTKEKILAFLLRSALSMSNYGKLMILSLLKGIGSTIMVYKDVYSVLSLLLERRSRCYFDLDKSCQKLSKSEIEMLCLLLEICAVPSLSGGYALEDHLFQALRLDSMGSEDPAVIQPCITVLKKLNGDLYTELKKDMQDLLFYRLVFLFRNANGDVQNATREALLRLNILQISCSTVGKMLDFVFKQESLAISSVNGKKKKSNVHSWSNLSPDVICKGEDALSFLSSLLDFLLLKKDIADRDSLIGPLFKPLGKVFSDEWIGGTLTRDDKLVQVSPSISQSMSSTICYIQQTLLIILEDICASLINAVPIKDDILNEINIKLLVECAHSAKDGVTLNLVFSLISSVAKVVPEKVLEHILDILTVIGESAVSQIDSHSRRVFEDLISAVVPFWLSKTHNVEKLLEVFMNVLPEVAEHRRLSIVVYLLRTLGECSSLPSLLVLLFRSLVSRKGLPCVKTLQNPDSFTSLMHREWEYVFAVQICEQYSCQIWLPALVMLLQQIGKGNLCQELFMELLFAMQFTLHKMQDPEFAFKLESGERSDDIQRKLEDLMEQVAPLLQLVDESRKQISIPVAIRKELKECMRVVLRTITMRMIPSAYFKGIIKLLGHADGNVKKKVLGLLCETVRDHDTVKLKHKGRRRLNPNSSSTWLHMDESSVETFEKMSSEIILIVDESTDDSNASLKLAAVSALEVLANRFPSNYSIYSMSLASVTKGITSHNLAVSSSCLRTAGALINVLGTRSLAELPRIMENLIKISGEVSSCSDLKTKCDDDNTPVAVSTSKDSLILSILITLEAVVDKLGSFLNPYLGDIMKILVLHPEYLSEADLKLKLKADVVRKLLTEKIPVRLALPPLLKIYSSAVQSGDSSLAIAFEMLANFIGSMDKSSVSGYHANIFDLCLLALDLRRQHPPSVQNIDVVENKVINAIIVLTMRLTETVFKPLFVRSIEWADSDVDETESMGSSNIDRAISFYSLMNKLAESHRSLFVPYFKYLLDGCIRHLTNAGDAKTSGSTRKKKKAKVMEAGNMNEENSVLSLRNWHLRALVLSSLHKCFLYDTGSKKFLDSSNFQVLLKPIVSQLAIEPPSSLEENRNVPSTKEVDDLLVVCIGQMAVTAGTDLLWKPLNHEVLLQTRSDMVRTRILGLRIVKYLLENLKEEYLVLLAETIPFLGELLEDVELSVKSLAQEILKDMEFLSGESLQEYL